A genomic stretch from Nilaparvata lugens isolate BPH chromosome 8, ASM1435652v1, whole genome shotgun sequence includes:
- the LOC111046842 gene encoding dnaJ homolog subfamily C member 2, translating to MGEGQLEGSRQLTLSLYKPWVVTRDKVDPNQLRLVQLESRVRKLKVERPPTEQKVNGELPGATATAEDDPEKDDKLLVNEEEDMGYLRSLDPKEWKKQDHYKVLGLEKLRWKATESDIKKCYRRKVLRHHPDKRKAQGEEVREDDDYFTCITKAWETLGDKLKRRSYDSVDPHFDDNVPSNNEYNKAHFYKVFGEVFEMNAQWSEKTPVPKLGNAKSTREQVDRFYTFWYNFESWREYSYLDEEEKEKGQDREERKWIEKQNKAVRAKRKKEEMVRIRGLVDLAYSIDPRIAKFKQDDKDKKVAAKKAKQDAARARQEEEEREKREAEDKVRAAKEKEEAEEKARQSALKAEREAQKRAIKKERKSLRDICKKNDYFSCNEEERLKHMTSMEMLCEALDAVQLGVLTGQLQSSGREAFLKTVEETEKKIEGERNQHLESNKVANNSVVGGSGGSSNSSKKNSEWPPDELQMLIKAVNMFPAGTNQRWEVVANFLNQHCSNGTMVIRTAKEVLAKAKELKDGDFSKSQLKDQANQKAYDNFEKEKKTTVAPVVEVVSERFDSVAEQQGMPKAWTNEEQQLLEQALKTYGASTPERWDRIAECVQTRTKKECMKRYKELVEMVKAKKAAQASVAAKPK from the coding sequence ATGGGTGAGGGCCAATTGGAAGGCAGCAGACAGCTGACACTGTCGCTCTACAAGCCATGGGTGGTGACGCGCGACAAGGTGGACCCCAACCAGCTGCGCCTGGTACAACTCGAGAGCAGGGTGCGCAAGCTGAAAGTGGAGCGACCTCCTACCGAGCAGAAGGTCAACGGAGAGCTACCAGGAGCCACTGCCACAGCAGAAGATGATCCTGAGAAGGATGACAAGCTACTCGTcaacgaagaagaagatatgGGCTATCTGCGGAGTCTAGACCCCAAGGAATGGAAGAAACAGGACCACTACAAAGTGTTAGGCTTAGAGAAACTACGTTGGAAGGCAACTGAAAGTGATATCAAAAAATGCTACCGCCGAAAAGTGCTACGTCATCACCCTGACAAACGGAAAGCGCAAGGAGAGGAGGTGAGAGAGGATGATGATTACTTCACATGTATTACCAAAGCTTGGGAGACGTTGGGAGACAAACTGAAACGCAGATCCTACGATTCGGTGGATCCCCATTTCGACGACAATGTGCCCTCCAATAATGAATACAACAAAGCACATTTCTATAAGGTTTTCGGAGAAGTGTTCGAAATGAACGCGCAATGGTCCGAGAAAACACCTGTGCCTAAATTGGGCAACGCCAAGTCGACTAGGGAACAAGTAGATAGGTTTTATACGTTCTGGTATAATTTTGAGTCGTGGAGGGAGTATTCGTATCTcgatgaggaggagaaagaaaaggGGCAAGACAGGGAGGAGCGGAAATGGATAGAGAAACAGAATAAAGCGGTGAGGGCgaagaggaaaaaggaagaaatGGTTAGGATTAGAGGCTTGGTGGACTTGGCCTACAGTATTGACCCCCGTATCGCAAAGTTCAAACAGGATGACAAGGATAAAAAGGTAGCCGCAAAGAAAGCGAAACAGGACGCGGCTAGAGCCAGacaggaagaggaagaaagggAGAAAAGAGAAGCGGAGGACAAGGTGAGAGCTGctaaagagaaggaggaggcggAAGAGAAGGCTAGACAATCGGCGTTGAAGGCGGAGAGGGAAGCCCAGAAGAGAGCGATCAAGAAAGAGAGGAAATCGTTGAGAGATATTTGTAAAAAGAATGATTACTTCAGTTGTAACGAGGAGGAACGGTTGAAACACATGACAAGTATGGAGATGCTGTGTGAAGCTTTAGATGCAGTACAGTTGGGTGTGTTAACAGGGCAGCTGCAAAGTTCGGGAAGGGAAGCCTTTTTGAAAACAGTTGAAGAAACCGAGAAGAAGATCGAGGGTGAGAGGAACCAGCATTTGGAGAGTAACAAAGTAGCAAATAATTCTGTAGTGGGAGGTAGTGGTGGGAGCAGTAATTCTTCGAAAAAAAACTCAGAATGGCCCCCGGATGAGTTACAGATGCTGATCAAAGCTGTGAACATGTTTCCGGCAGGAACTAACCAGCGTTGGGAAGTGGTGGCCAACTTTTTGAACCAACATTGTAGCAACGGGACCATGGTAATAAGGACCGCTAAAGAGGTGTTGGCTAAGGCGAAAGAGTTGAAAGATGGAGACTTTTCCAAGAGTCAGCTAAAAGACCAGGCCAACCAGAAGGCGTATGACAATTtcgagaaggagaagaaaacaaCGGTGGCTCCGGTGGTGGAGGTGGTTTCGGAGAGGTTCGACAGTGTGGCGGAGCAGCAGGGCATGCCTAAGGCGTGGACCAATGAGGAGCAACAGCTGCTCGAGCAGGCGCTCAAGACCTACGGAGCATCGACTCCCGAACGCTGGGACAGAATTGCCGAATGCGTGCAGACCAGAACCAAGAAGGAATGCATGAAACGGTACAAGGAATTGGTGGAGATGGTCAAGGCTAAGAAGGCTGCTCAGGCTTCGGTGGCGGCTAAGCCTAAATAA
- the LOC120352816 gene encoding terminal nucleotidyltransferase 4B-like produces MNNAMSFSAYNGSPWRPANKVYNARAIVELHEEIEDFFHYISPTPEEHNMRMTLVKKLKVIVKQLWPYAQVEIFGSFRTGLYLPTGDIDLVVIGDWKTLPLRTLQDALVKNHVCQERHVRIIDKAAVPLVKFTDSRTNIKVDISFNLGNGVKAAELVQQYKLNYPSLAKLVFVLKQFLLERDLNEVFTGGVSSFSIVLMVVSFLQLHRRADANLPSANLGVLLMEFFELYGRNFNYVKCGISVRGAGGYFAKDQGNYFKKFVNQSPSLLTIEDPLNTGNDIGRGSYNTIQMKQAFQLAYLKLTQAVNPEARLGPVKISVLGRIIRINDAIVDYRKWVKREFFIPQRLMGSGSENSCSEVSSDSE; encoded by the coding sequence ATGAACAATGCAATGTCATTCAGTGCCTACAATGGGTCCCCTTGGAGACCCGCCAACAAGGTTTACAATGCAAGAGCGATTGTGGAGCTACACGAAGAAATCGAAGATTTCTTCCACTACATCTCACCCACACCGGAAGAGCACAATATGCGAATGACATTGGTAAAAAAGTTGAAAGTGATTGTGAAGCAATTGTGGCCGTACGCTCAAGTGGAGATTTTCGGAAGCTTCCGAACCGGTTTGTATTTACCAACGGGGGACATCGATTTAGTGGTTATAGGAGACTGGAAAACGTTGCCGCTAAGAACCTTGCAGGATGCTCTTGTCAAAAATCATGTTTGTCAGGAGCGACACGTTAGAATAATCGATAAAGCAGCTGTTCCCCTCGTGAAGTTTACTGACAGCCGTACAAACATTAAAGTCGACATCAGTTTCAATCTGGGGAATGGAGTGAAGGCAGCCGAACTTGTGCAACAATACAAACTAAACTACCCGTCGTTAGCTAAGCTGGTGTTTGTGTTGAAACAGTTCCTATTAGAACGCGATTTGAACGAAGTGTTCACTGGGGGTGTGTCATCGTTTAGTATCGTGCTTATGGTGGTGAGTTTCTTGCAACTTCACCGACGCGCCGACGCGAACCTGCCGTCAGCCAACCTCGGTGTTCTGTTGATGGAGTTTTTCGAACTCTACGGTCGTAACTTCAACTACGTGAAATGTGGTATAAGTGTGCGGGGGGCCGGTGGTTACTTCGCAAAAGACCAGGGaaactatttcaaaaaatttgtGAACCAATCTCCGTCGCTGCTAACCATTGAAGATCCCCTGAACACGGGCAACGATATTGGCAGAGGCTCttacaatacaattcaaatgAAACAAGCGTTCCAGCTTGCTTATTTGAAGCTCACACAGGCTGTGAATCCTGAGGCTCGTTTAGGACCGGTTAAAATAAGTGTGTTGGGTCGTATAATTCGCATAAACGACGCGATAGTTGATTACAGAAAATGGGTAAAGAGAGAGTTCTTCATACCTCAACGTTTGATGGGTTCTGGGAGTGAGAACAGCTGCAGTGAAGTGTCTAGTGATTCCGAGTGA